Proteins encoded together in one Onychomys torridus chromosome 1, mOncTor1.1, whole genome shotgun sequence window:
- the Cdkn1c gene encoding cyclin-dependent kinase inhibitor 1C isoform X1: protein MGMSDVYLRSRTAMERLASSDSFPAIARSSACRSLFGPVDHEELGRELRMRLAELNAEDQNRWDFNFQQDVPLRGPGRLQWMEVDSESVPAFYRETVQVGRCRLVLGPRPPPVAVAVIPRSGPPAGEAPDGLEEEPEQPPSAPASAVVAEPTPPATPAPAADPASDQIPDVTPDATSDPTPDPIPDANPEVAPQDGEEQVPEQVPEQVPEQGEEPGAEQVPEQGEEPGAESGSEQGEEQVAEPIEEKDEEPVEEQGAEPVEEQDEEEPVEEQGAEPVEEQGANQEPRGRELKEQPLSGIPGRPAAGTAAATANGAIKKLSGPLISDFFAKRKRTAQENKASNDVPAGCPSPNVAPGVGAVEQTPRKRLR from the exons ATGGGCATGTCCGACGTGTACCTTCGCAGCAGAACAGCGATGGAACGCTTGGCTTCCAGCGACAGCTTCCCAGCGATAGCGCGCAGCAGCGCCTGCCGCAGCCTCTTCGGGCCTGTGGACCACGAGGAGCTGGGCCGCGAGCTGCGGATGCGCCTGGCGGAGCTGAACGCCGAGGATCAGAACCGCTGGGACTTCAACTTCCAGCAGGATGTCCCTCTTCGAGGCCCTGGTCGTCTGCAGTGGATGGAGGTGGACAGCGAGTCTGTGCCCGCCTTCTACCGCGAGACGGTGCAGGTGGGGCGCTGTCGCCTGGTGCTGGGGCCCCGGCCTCCCCCGGTGGCCGTGGCTGTCATCCCGCGTTCTGGGCCGCCGGCTGGCGAGGCCCCCGACGGCCTAGAGGAGGAGCCTGAGCAGCCGCCCAGCGCCCCAGCCTCGGCCGTGGTCGCGGAGCCCACCCCACCCGCGACCCCGGCCCCGGCCGCAGATCCAGCCTCAGACCAGATTCCGGACGTGACCCCGGACGCGACCTCGGACCCGACTCCGGACCCGATCCCGGACGCGAACCCGGAGGTGGCGCCCCAGGACGGCGAGGAACAGGTCCCTGAGCAGGTCCCTGAGCAGGTCCCTGAGCAGGGAGAGGAGCCGGGTGCTGAGCAGGTCCCTGAGCAGGGCGAGGAGCCGGGTGCTGAGTCGGGCTCTGAGCAGGGCGAGGAGCAGGTCGCGGAGCCAATCGAGGAGAAGGATGAGGAGCCGGTCGAGGAGCAGGGAGCGGAGCCGGTCGAGGAGCAGGACGAGGAGGAGCCGGTCGAGGAGCAGGGCGCTGAGCCGGTCGAGGAGCAGGGCGCGAACCAGGAGCCGCGCGGCCGGGAGCTGAAGGAGCAGCCTCTCTCGGGGATTCCAGGACGTCCCGCGGCCGGGACTGCTGCGGCCACTGCGAACGGTGCGATCAAGAAGCTGTCGGGGCCTCTCATCTCCG ACTTCTTCGCCAAGCGCAAGAGAACTGCGCAGGAGAACAAGGCGTCGAACGACGTCCCTGCGGGGTGTCCCTCTCCTAACGTGGCTCCTGGGGTGGGCGCGGTGGAGCAGACCCCGCGCAAGCGTCTGCGATGA
- the Cdkn1c gene encoding cyclin-dependent kinase inhibitor 1C isoform X3, whose amino-acid sequence MERLASSDSFPAIARSSACRSLFGPVDHEELGRELRMRLAELNAEDQNRWDFNFQQDVPLRGPGRLQWMEVDSESVPAFYRETVQVGRCRLVLGPRPPPVAVAVIPRSGPPAGEAPDGLEEEPEQPPSAPASAVVAEPTPPATPAPAADPASDQIPDVTPDATSDPTPDPIPDANPEVAPQDGEEQVPEQVPEQVPEQGEEPGAEQVPEQGEEPGAESGSEQGEEQVAEPIEEKDEEPVEEQGAEPVEEQDEEEPVEEQGAEPVEEQGANQEPRGRELKEQPLSGIPGRPAAGTAAATANGAIKKLSGPLISDFFAKRKRTAQENKASNDVPAGCPSPNVAPGVGAVEQTPRKRLR is encoded by the exons ATGGAACGCTTGGCTTCCAGCGACAGCTTCCCAGCGATAGCGCGCAGCAGCGCCTGCCGCAGCCTCTTCGGGCCTGTGGACCACGAGGAGCTGGGCCGCGAGCTGCGGATGCGCCTGGCGGAGCTGAACGCCGAGGATCAGAACCGCTGGGACTTCAACTTCCAGCAGGATGTCCCTCTTCGAGGCCCTGGTCGTCTGCAGTGGATGGAGGTGGACAGCGAGTCTGTGCCCGCCTTCTACCGCGAGACGGTGCAGGTGGGGCGCTGTCGCCTGGTGCTGGGGCCCCGGCCTCCCCCGGTGGCCGTGGCTGTCATCCCGCGTTCTGGGCCGCCGGCTGGCGAGGCCCCCGACGGCCTAGAGGAGGAGCCTGAGCAGCCGCCCAGCGCCCCAGCCTCGGCCGTGGTCGCGGAGCCCACCCCACCCGCGACCCCGGCCCCGGCCGCAGATCCAGCCTCAGACCAGATTCCGGACGTGACCCCGGACGCGACCTCGGACCCGACTCCGGACCCGATCCCGGACGCGAACCCGGAGGTGGCGCCCCAGGACGGCGAGGAACAGGTCCCTGAGCAGGTCCCTGAGCAGGTCCCTGAGCAGGGAGAGGAGCCGGGTGCTGAGCAGGTCCCTGAGCAGGGCGAGGAGCCGGGTGCTGAGTCGGGCTCTGAGCAGGGCGAGGAGCAGGTCGCGGAGCCAATCGAGGAGAAGGATGAGGAGCCGGTCGAGGAGCAGGGAGCGGAGCCGGTCGAGGAGCAGGACGAGGAGGAGCCGGTCGAGGAGCAGGGCGCTGAGCCGGTCGAGGAGCAGGGCGCGAACCAGGAGCCGCGCGGCCGGGAGCTGAAGGAGCAGCCTCTCTCGGGGATTCCAGGACGTCCCGCGGCCGGGACTGCTGCGGCCACTGCGAACGGTGCGATCAAGAAGCTGTCGGGGCCTCTCATCTCCG ACTTCTTCGCCAAGCGCAAGAGAACTGCGCAGGAGAACAAGGCGTCGAACGACGTCCCTGCGGGGTGTCCCTCTCCTAACGTGGCTCCTGGGGTGGGCGCGGTGGAGCAGACCCCGCGCAAGCGTCTGCGATGA
- the Cdkn1c gene encoding cyclin-dependent kinase inhibitor 1C isoform X2, whose translation MGMSDVYLRSRTAMERLASSDSFPAIARSSACRSLFGPVDHEELGRELRMRLAELNAEDQNRWDFNFQQDVPLRGPGRLQWMEVDSESVPAFYRETVQVGRCRLVLGPRPPPVAVAVIPRSGPPAGEAPDGLEEEPEQPPSAPASAVVAEPTPPATPAPAADPASDQIPDVTPDATSDPTPDPIPDANPEVAPQDGEEQVPEQVPEQVPEQGEEPGAEQVPEQGEEPGAESGSEQGEEQVAEPIEEKDEEPVEEQGAEPVEEQDEEEPVEEQGAEPVEEQGANQEPRGRELKEQPLSGIPGRPAAGTAAATANDFFAKRKRTAQENKASNDVPAGCPSPNVAPGVGAVEQTPRKRLR comes from the exons ATGGGCATGTCCGACGTGTACCTTCGCAGCAGAACAGCGATGGAACGCTTGGCTTCCAGCGACAGCTTCCCAGCGATAGCGCGCAGCAGCGCCTGCCGCAGCCTCTTCGGGCCTGTGGACCACGAGGAGCTGGGCCGCGAGCTGCGGATGCGCCTGGCGGAGCTGAACGCCGAGGATCAGAACCGCTGGGACTTCAACTTCCAGCAGGATGTCCCTCTTCGAGGCCCTGGTCGTCTGCAGTGGATGGAGGTGGACAGCGAGTCTGTGCCCGCCTTCTACCGCGAGACGGTGCAGGTGGGGCGCTGTCGCCTGGTGCTGGGGCCCCGGCCTCCCCCGGTGGCCGTGGCTGTCATCCCGCGTTCTGGGCCGCCGGCTGGCGAGGCCCCCGACGGCCTAGAGGAGGAGCCTGAGCAGCCGCCCAGCGCCCCAGCCTCGGCCGTGGTCGCGGAGCCCACCCCACCCGCGACCCCGGCCCCGGCCGCAGATCCAGCCTCAGACCAGATTCCGGACGTGACCCCGGACGCGACCTCGGACCCGACTCCGGACCCGATCCCGGACGCGAACCCGGAGGTGGCGCCCCAGGACGGCGAGGAACAGGTCCCTGAGCAGGTCCCTGAGCAGGTCCCTGAGCAGGGAGAGGAGCCGGGTGCTGAGCAGGTCCCTGAGCAGGGCGAGGAGCCGGGTGCTGAGTCGGGCTCTGAGCAGGGCGAGGAGCAGGTCGCGGAGCCAATCGAGGAGAAGGATGAGGAGCCGGTCGAGGAGCAGGGAGCGGAGCCGGTCGAGGAGCAGGACGAGGAGGAGCCGGTCGAGGAGCAGGGCGCTGAGCCGGTCGAGGAGCAGGGCGCGAACCAGGAGCCGCGCGGCCGGGAGCTGAAGGAGCAGCCTCTCTCGGGGATTCCAGGACGTCCCGCGGCCGGGACTGCTGCGGCCACTGCGAACG ACTTCTTCGCCAAGCGCAAGAGAACTGCGCAGGAGAACAAGGCGTCGAACGACGTCCCTGCGGGGTGTCCCTCTCCTAACGTGGCTCCTGGGGTGGGCGCGGTGGAGCAGACCCCGCGCAAGCGTCTGCGATGA
- the Cdkn1c gene encoding cyclin-dependent kinase inhibitor 1C isoform X4, whose product MERLASSDSFPAIARSSACRSLFGPVDHEELGRELRMRLAELNAEDQNRWDFNFQQDVPLRGPGRLQWMEVDSESVPAFYRETVQVGRCRLVLGPRPPPVAVAVIPRSGPPAGEAPDGLEEEPEQPPSAPASAVVAEPTPPATPAPAADPASDQIPDVTPDATSDPTPDPIPDANPEVAPQDGEEQVPEQVPEQVPEQGEEPGAEQVPEQGEEPGAESGSEQGEEQVAEPIEEKDEEPVEEQGAEPVEEQDEEEPVEEQGAEPVEEQGANQEPRGRELKEQPLSGIPGRPAAGTAAATANDFFAKRKRTAQENKASNDVPAGCPSPNVAPGVGAVEQTPRKRLR is encoded by the exons ATGGAACGCTTGGCTTCCAGCGACAGCTTCCCAGCGATAGCGCGCAGCAGCGCCTGCCGCAGCCTCTTCGGGCCTGTGGACCACGAGGAGCTGGGCCGCGAGCTGCGGATGCGCCTGGCGGAGCTGAACGCCGAGGATCAGAACCGCTGGGACTTCAACTTCCAGCAGGATGTCCCTCTTCGAGGCCCTGGTCGTCTGCAGTGGATGGAGGTGGACAGCGAGTCTGTGCCCGCCTTCTACCGCGAGACGGTGCAGGTGGGGCGCTGTCGCCTGGTGCTGGGGCCCCGGCCTCCCCCGGTGGCCGTGGCTGTCATCCCGCGTTCTGGGCCGCCGGCTGGCGAGGCCCCCGACGGCCTAGAGGAGGAGCCTGAGCAGCCGCCCAGCGCCCCAGCCTCGGCCGTGGTCGCGGAGCCCACCCCACCCGCGACCCCGGCCCCGGCCGCAGATCCAGCCTCAGACCAGATTCCGGACGTGACCCCGGACGCGACCTCGGACCCGACTCCGGACCCGATCCCGGACGCGAACCCGGAGGTGGCGCCCCAGGACGGCGAGGAACAGGTCCCTGAGCAGGTCCCTGAGCAGGTCCCTGAGCAGGGAGAGGAGCCGGGTGCTGAGCAGGTCCCTGAGCAGGGCGAGGAGCCGGGTGCTGAGTCGGGCTCTGAGCAGGGCGAGGAGCAGGTCGCGGAGCCAATCGAGGAGAAGGATGAGGAGCCGGTCGAGGAGCAGGGAGCGGAGCCGGTCGAGGAGCAGGACGAGGAGGAGCCGGTCGAGGAGCAGGGCGCTGAGCCGGTCGAGGAGCAGGGCGCGAACCAGGAGCCGCGCGGCCGGGAGCTGAAGGAGCAGCCTCTCTCGGGGATTCCAGGACGTCCCGCGGCCGGGACTGCTGCGGCCACTGCGAACG ACTTCTTCGCCAAGCGCAAGAGAACTGCGCAGGAGAACAAGGCGTCGAACGACGTCCCTGCGGGGTGTCCCTCTCCTAACGTGGCTCCTGGGGTGGGCGCGGTGGAGCAGACCCCGCGCAAGCGTCTGCGATGA